The Desulfoscipio gibsoniae DSM 7213 genome contains a region encoding:
- the recF gene encoding DNA replication/repair protein RecF (All proteins in this family for which functions are known are DNA-binding proteins that assist the filamentation of RecA onto DNA for the initiation of recombination or recombinational repair.) gives MILKNLNINYFRNYNYLHWEPHTGINFITGSNAQGKTNLLEAVFFSGMGYSFRRKGSNVVNWYSKKSSFIKATYQLNNTTMDISLHINHDGMKKIFVNGTEEKRKSLPGRYGIILFKPDDLQIIKGPPSGKRDFIDYDIGIIDPLYSRNLIHYRRVLEQRNYLLRTGGINNDSFQTWNESFYQYGAELLAGRIRLLKKYIPLVRKIYADIAGGHEVLEMKYLSTLNITGKTDIQQIIKEFITEGKTRQREELYKKQTIFGPHRDDICFLINNKDARYYASQGQIRSIVLALKTAQIQLFYNENGEYPIFLLDDVLTELDEQRQHYLLMLINNQVQSFITTTTPVAKISHYANRVYLINNGVLREVI, from the coding sequence TTGATTTTAAAGAATTTAAATATCAATTATTTTCGTAATTACAATTATTTACACTGGGAACCTCATACAGGTATAAATTTCATTACTGGTTCAAATGCCCAGGGAAAAACAAATTTATTAGAGGCAGTTTTTTTTAGTGGTATGGGCTATTCATTTAGGAGAAAAGGTAGCAACGTTGTTAATTGGTATAGTAAAAAAAGTTCATTTATCAAAGCAACATATCAATTAAACAATACAACCATGGACATATCTCTACACATTAACCATGATGGTATGAAAAAAATATTTGTTAATGGTACCGAAGAAAAGCGCAAGTCCTTACCTGGACGTTATGGTATTATTTTGTTCAAGCCTGATGACCTGCAAATAATTAAGGGTCCCCCTTCTGGAAAAAGGGATTTTATTGACTATGATATCGGTATTATTGATCCGCTGTATTCGCGAAATTTAATACATTATCGCCGGGTATTGGAACAAAGAAATTATTTATTGCGCACCGGAGGGATAAACAACGATTCATTCCAAACTTGGAATGAATCGTTTTATCAATATGGTGCCGAGTTATTGGCAGGTCGTATCAGGCTTCTAAAAAAATATATACCGCTGGTTCGGAAAATATATGCAGATATAGCGGGCGGTCACGAAGTGCTAGAAATGAAATATTTATCAACTTTAAATATAACTGGTAAAACCGATATCCAACAAATTATTAAGGAATTTATTACTGAAGGAAAAACCAGGCAAAGGGAAGAATTATATAAGAAGCAAACTATTTTTGGTCCACACCGGGATGACATTTGTTTTCTAATAAATAATAAAGATGCCCGTTATTATGCTTCACAAGGTCAGATAAGGTCTATTGTATTGGCTTTAAAAACTGCCCAAATACAGTTATTTTATAATGAGAACGGTGAATATCCCATATTTTTATTAGATGATGTTCTTACGGAATTGGATGAGCAGCGTCAGCATTATTTATTAATGCTGATTAACAACCAGGTCCAGTCCTTTATTACAACAACAACACCTGTTGCTAAAATTAGCCATTATGCAAACAGGGTATACTTAATAAATAACGGTGTGTTGAGGGAGGTTATTTGA
- the gyrA gene encoding DNA gyrase subunit A: MPALTGKVIPIDINEEMKHSYLDYAMSVIVGRALPDVRDGLKPVHRRILYAMHTLGVTPDKPHRKSAYIVGEVMAKYHPHGDSAIYDTLVRLAQDFASRYPLVDGHGNFGSVDGDAPAAMRYTEARLSKITTELLADIDKETVDFIPNYDESGKEPVILPSRFPNLLVNGSAGIAVGMATNIPPHNLNEVIDGFVMLIDNPQIDIADLMKHIKGPDFPTGAIIMGRDGIRSAYKTGRGTVKVRAKAEIEDNGKKTSIIVSELPYQVNKARLIEKIAELVKDKKIDGISDLRDESDRHGMRIVIELRRDANPKVILNQLYKHTQMQDSFGIIMLALVNGEPKVLNLKEVLHHYLEHQKDIIVRRTKYELNKAEERAHIVEGLRIALANLDEVIKIIRGSKNTDTAREGLMNRFNFSEKQAQAILDMRLHRLTGLEREKLEAEYKELIKKIDYLRSVLADERMVLGIVKEEIIAIKNKFGDKRRTIISSESIDVEDEDLISEEDVVIAITNQGYIKRMPLDTYHSQRRGGRGINAMGIKDDDFLRHLFIATTHHYFLFFTNKGKVYRLKGYEIPESGRQARGTAIVNLLYIDKDEYITTVIPIREFDNDYYLLMATRRGIIKKTPLNEYGYTKRDGIKALNLDDGDALVNALLTDGTVEIIIGTQNGLAIRFSEEDVRSTGRVTRGVKGITLNEHDEVVSMDLIREDSELLVVTSKGYGKRTKINEYRTQTRGGKGIINIKCTERNGLVVSLQVVKPEDEVLMISADGIMIRIKADDVSLFGRITQGVLLMKLGEGDHVVAVAKVISGED, encoded by the coding sequence TTGCCTGCTTTAACCGGAAAAGTTATACCTATAGATATAAATGAGGAAATGAAACACTCTTACCTGGATTATGCCATGAGCGTAATTGTGGGGAGGGCTTTACCCGATGTAAGGGATGGCTTGAAACCTGTGCACCGCCGAATTCTTTATGCTATGCATACGCTTGGTGTAACCCCGGATAAACCGCACCGTAAGTCAGCATATATAGTCGGTGAAGTAATGGCTAAGTATCACCCCCACGGTGACTCTGCCATTTATGACACCTTAGTGAGGCTGGCCCAGGATTTTGCTTCTCGTTACCCCCTTGTAGACGGGCACGGTAACTTTGGATCAGTAGATGGCGATGCACCAGCGGCTATGCGTTATACGGAAGCCCGTTTATCTAAAATTACCACTGAACTACTAGCTGATATTGATAAAGAAACGGTTGACTTTATACCTAATTATGATGAAAGCGGTAAGGAACCTGTTATTCTACCCTCCCGTTTTCCCAATTTACTTGTTAATGGTTCTGCTGGTATTGCCGTTGGTATGGCAACCAATATTCCACCTCATAACCTGAACGAGGTTATAGATGGTTTTGTTATGCTTATAGATAACCCACAGATTGATATTGCTGATTTAATGAAACATATCAAAGGACCGGATTTTCCCACCGGTGCTATTATTATGGGACGGGATGGTATACGCTCGGCATATAAAACCGGCAGAGGAACAGTTAAGGTAAGAGCCAAGGCAGAAATAGAGGATAACGGTAAAAAAACCAGCATAATTGTTTCTGAGTTACCTTATCAAGTAAATAAGGCACGTTTAATAGAAAAAATTGCCGAACTGGTAAAAGATAAAAAAATTGACGGTATTTCTGATTTAAGGGATGAATCAGACAGGCATGGTATGCGTATTGTTATTGAGTTGCGCCGGGATGCAAATCCCAAGGTGATATTGAACCAATTATACAAGCATACTCAAATGCAAGATTCTTTTGGTATTATAATGCTGGCACTGGTTAATGGTGAACCTAAGGTTTTAAATTTGAAGGAAGTGTTGCATCATTATCTCGAGCACCAAAAGGATATAATTGTACGGCGTACCAAATACGAATTAAACAAAGCAGAGGAAAGAGCCCACATAGTAGAGGGACTACGTATAGCACTGGCTAACTTGGATGAGGTAATTAAGATTATCCGTGGTTCCAAAAATACAGATACAGCCAGAGAAGGGCTGATGAATAGATTTAATTTTTCTGAAAAACAGGCCCAGGCAATTTTAGATATGCGTTTACATCGCTTGACCGGCCTGGAAAGGGAAAAATTAGAAGCTGAATATAAAGAGTTGATTAAAAAGATAGATTACCTTCGCTCGGTATTAGCAGATGAAAGAATGGTTCTGGGTATTGTCAAAGAGGAAATAATAGCTATTAAAAATAAATTCGGGGATAAACGCCGCACTATTATTTCCAGTGAAAGTATTGATGTGGAAGATGAAGACTTAATATCCGAAGAGGATGTTGTGATTGCAATTACTAATCAGGGTTATATAAAAAGAATGCCCCTGGACACGTATCATAGTCAGAGAAGGGGTGGACGTGGCATTAATGCTATGGGTATCAAGGACGATGATTTTTTACGACATTTATTTATTGCCACCACCCATCATTATTTTTTATTTTTCACAAATAAAGGCAAAGTTTACAGGTTAAAAGGATACGAAATTCCAGAATCAGGTCGCCAGGCACGGGGCACTGCTATCGTTAATTTGCTTTATATAGATAAAGATGAATATATAACTACGGTTATACCCATTAGAGAATTTGATAATGATTATTATCTACTTATGGCTACACGCCGTGGTATTATTAAGAAAACACCCCTAAATGAATATGGTTATACCAAAAGGGATGGTATAAAAGCACTTAATTTGGATGATGGTGATGCGCTAGTTAATGCTTTACTAACAGATGGCACAGTGGAAATTATTATCGGCACTCAAAATGGTTTAGCTATAAGATTTTCCGAGGAAGATGTACGTTCCACAGGTAGAGTTACCAGGGGTGTTAAGGGAATTACTTTAAATGAACACGATGAAGTTGTATCCATGGATTTGATACGTGAAGATTCTGAATTACTGGTAGTAACCAGTAAGGGATATGGTAAACGAACTAAAATTAATGAATATAGAACTCAAACTCGAGGCGGTAAAGGAATAATAAATATAAAATGCACAGAGAGAAATGGTCTTGTTGTATCATTGCAAGTGGTTAAACCCGAAGACGAAGTATTAATGATTAGTGCGGATGGTATAATGATTCGGATTAAAGCCGACGATGTATCTTTATTTGGTAGAATTACCCAGGGAGTATTGTTGATGAAACTGGGTGAGGGTGATCATGTGGTAGCAGTGGCTAAAGTAATTAGCGGGGAAGATTAA
- the gyrB gene encoding DNA topoisomerase (ATP-hydrolyzing) subunit B: MLDNNTRYGAEEIQVLEGLEAVRRRPGMYIGSTSARGLHHLVYEVVDNSIDEAMAGYCDKIDIIIHHDNTVTVVDNGRGIPVGIHPKMGLPAVEVVLTKLHAGGKFGGGGYKVSGGLHGVGVSVVNALSEWLEVEVRRDGFIYHQRFERGVSVTSLKTIGKAKNTGTKVTFKPDPEIFEELEFSQDTLVQRLRELSFLTKGVKITFIDERTEQQCVYQHSGGIRDFVLYLNKNKSVQHKPVYFEDTKDQIMVEVAFQYTDGFVENLFSYVNNIHTIDGGTHETGFRTALTRVINDYGKKYNILKNGSSSLLGEDIREGLTSIISVKVPEPQFEGQTKTKLGNSEVRGIVDAVVSDYLSTFLEENPSVARKILEKSINASRAREAARKARELTRRKTALESSTLPGKLADCSERDPSLSELFIVEGDSAGGSAKQGRDRRYQAILPLRGKILNVEKSRLDKILSNEEIRALITALGTGIGDDFNIEKARYHKIIIMTDADVDGAHIRTLLLTFFYRYMRQLIENGYAYIAQPPLYRVRKEKKEYYVYNDKELEQLLNRVGRDRISLQRYKGLGEMNPEQLWDTTMNFDTRTILQVQLEDAIEANQIFSMLMGDKVEPRRVFIQNNARAVRNLDI, from the coding sequence TTGTTGGATAATAATACCAGGTATGGTGCAGAAGAAATTCAAGTACTGGAAGGATTAGAAGCCGTTCGGCGTAGACCTGGCATGTATATTGGCAGCACTAGTGCCAGGGGGCTTCACCACCTAGTTTATGAAGTTGTTGATAACAGTATTGATGAGGCTATGGCGGGATATTGCGATAAAATTGATATTATTATACACCATGATAATACAGTTACAGTGGTGGATAATGGTCGTGGTATTCCTGTGGGCATTCACCCCAAGATGGGTCTACCCGCAGTAGAGGTAGTGCTGACCAAATTGCATGCCGGTGGCAAGTTTGGCGGTGGTGGTTATAAAGTAAGTGGCGGCTTGCACGGAGTAGGTGTTTCAGTAGTCAATGCTCTGTCGGAGTGGCTTGAGGTTGAAGTGCGCAGAGATGGTTTTATATATCACCAGCGCTTCGAAAGAGGGGTATCTGTAACCAGTTTAAAAACAATAGGTAAAGCTAAAAATACAGGGACCAAAGTGACCTTTAAACCCGATCCGGAAATATTTGAGGAATTGGAATTTAGTCAAGATACATTGGTGCAGCGTCTAAGAGAGCTTTCTTTTCTTACTAAAGGAGTAAAAATCACATTTATTGACGAACGTACCGAACAACAGTGTGTTTATCAGCATAGTGGCGGTATTAGGGATTTTGTACTGTATTTAAATAAAAATAAAAGTGTTCAACACAAACCCGTATATTTTGAGGATACTAAAGACCAGATTATGGTTGAGGTGGCTTTTCAATATACCGATGGGTTTGTGGAAAATTTATTTTCTTATGTAAATAATATACACACAATAGATGGTGGTACCCATGAAACTGGCTTTAGAACAGCCCTAACCCGAGTTATTAACGATTATGGAAAAAAATACAATATCTTAAAAAATGGTTCATCAAGCCTGCTTGGTGAGGATATACGCGAAGGGTTGACATCTATTATCAGCGTAAAGGTGCCTGAGCCACAGTTTGAGGGGCAAACTAAAACCAAATTGGGCAACAGTGAAGTACGCGGTATTGTGGATGCTGTGGTTTCTGATTATCTCAGTACATTTTTAGAAGAAAACCCCAGTGTAGCTCGTAAGATACTGGAAAAATCAATTAATGCCTCCAGGGCGAGAGAAGCGGCCCGTAAGGCAAGAGAGTTGACCAGGCGTAAAACCGCCCTTGAAAGTTCTACTTTACCAGGAAAACTAGCTGACTGCTCGGAGCGGGATCCATCTTTAAGTGAGTTATTTATTGTGGAAGGGGATTCGGCCGGAGGTTCGGCTAAGCAGGGTAGGGACAGGCGCTACCAGGCTATACTGCCACTGCGTGGTAAAATATTAAATGTTGAAAAATCAAGGTTAGATAAAATATTATCCAATGAAGAAATAAGGGCTTTGATAACAGCACTGGGCACGGGAATTGGCGATGATTTTAATATTGAAAAAGCCCGTTATCATAAAATAATAATTATGACTGATGCAGATGTGGATGGGGCTCATATTCGTACTTTACTTCTTACTTTTTTTTACCGCTATATGCGACAGTTAATTGAAAATGGGTATGCCTATATAGCTCAACCACCATTATACCGAGTGCGTAAAGAAAAAAAAGAGTACTATGTTTATAATGATAAAGAATTAGAACAACTGCTAAATAGAGTTGGGCGTGATAGAATATCTTTACAACGATATAAAGGTTTGGGAGAAATGAACCCGGAACAGCTTTGGGACACCACCATGAATTTTGACACTCGCACTATTTTACAAGTACAATTGGAGGATGCTATTGAGGCCAATCAAATATTCTCCATGCTTATGGGGGATAAAGTGGAACCACGCCGGGTGTTTATTCAGAATAATGCCCGTGCAGTGAGAAATCTTGATATATGA
- the remB gene encoding extracellular matrix regulator RemB codes for MFLHLGGDVIVPKKDIVAILDIRSQSSAITREFLDMAKDEGFIVNISEPGKEKTYIITGSEIYLSPISCTTLKKRAL; via the coding sequence ATGTTTTTACACCTTGGCGGGGACGTTATTGTTCCTAAAAAGGATATAGTAGCTATTTTAGATATCAGGTCCCAATCTTCTGCTATCACGCGTGAATTTTTAGATATGGCCAAGGATGAAGGTTTTATTGTTAATATATCGGAACCAGGTAAAGAAAAAACCTATATTATAACTGGTAGTGAAATATATTTGTCACCAATTTCTTGCACCACATTAAAAAAACGGGCCTTATAA